A window of Candidatus Poribacteria bacterium genomic DNA:
AATTTTTCCTTGCGGTTCGACCAAGTAGGTTTGATAGATGAAGTGTCTCTCCGTAGAACCGCCCTCCACTTCGTTACAGGCTACTGGTTTGATGATACTTTATCTTATTATCCTTTTGAAACCTCAAAGATCGCCCTGCCGATTCTAACGAGGTTCGCACCCTCTTGAATGGCGACCTCAAAGTCGTTTGTCATTCCCATAGAAAGATACTTCATGGTAACTCCTGGGAATTTCTGCACTTCTATTTTTTCAGCAAGCGATCTCAGTAAAGCGAACGCGGGACGGTTTGCGTCCGGTGAAGGTGTTAGCTGCCCCATTGTCATCAAGCCAATGATGCGCGCCGCTGGATATGCCTGTGCGTCCTCAATGAACTGAAACACATCATCCGCCGCCACTCCGTGTTTACTTGCCTCGCGAGTCGTATTTATCTGAATTAAAACATCTGTTCGTTGTGAGCGTTGTTCAGACCTGTGTGCAATTTCTGCTAAAAGCCGCAAACTGTCCACCGAATGAATCAGTGAAAACATCTCCAACGCTGCTTTAACCTTATTTCTTTGCAAATGTCCAACAAGATGCCATCGACCTGTGTCATCACC
This region includes:
- a CDS encoding YggS family pyridoxal phosphate-dependent enzyme codes for the protein MRSIVDNLSKINERIARAAEQSKRTPDSITLVAVTKGRSVAEIQAVLTAGATDIGENRVQEAQQKYAPVNAFVDTTGPNAGDDTGRWHLVGHLQRNKVKAALEMFSLIHSVDSLRLLAEIAHRSEQRSQRTDVLIQINTTREASKHGVAADDVFQFIEDAQAYPAARIIGLMTMGQLTPSPDANRPAFALLRSLAEKIEVQKFPGVTMKYLSMGMTNDFEVAIQEGANLVRIGRAIFEVSKG